TAACAAATGTTCCTTTTCTAGTAATTATTTCATACTCTTTATTTAAAACGGCGTCGTCGATATCACGGTATACTCTCACTGGATGGTTTGTATTACCAGTACCCTTATTAATTTCAGACTCCACTCTCGCCATCGAAATTAACTGATCTCTCAACCCCACACCATTAACCACATTATAAGGTACTCCCCCTGCCAACGACAGTTGGTTTTTAGGATTGTATGGCAATAAGTTAGGGATAGAGGCTAATTCTTTTGCTTTCGCAACTCCTTTAACTGCAGCCGCTTTTGTAGTTGCTACCCCAGTCTTCGTTACGGCTCCTGCGCCTTTTGTTCCTACAACTGACGTTACGACTGTTCCAAGAGCATAGGATACCCAATGAGCCCGCGAATAGGCATCGCCATTTACCATATCCCGTTCATATGAGTCCGAGATGGATTTGGAAATATATTTATAGGTTTTTATCGGGTGCATGATTGAATTTGCTACACCTTCAACCGCTTCCTCAGGATCTGTGACCAGATCCCAAATTCCTGTCACAAAGTCTTTACCTACATCATACAGGCCTACGCCGATTCCTTTTGCAATGTCTGTCGTTTGCTTGGATGCTTCTAGCTGCATGACATATTGCTGCTGGGTGGGTCCTAAGTTTTCATATCCGATCTTTTTGGCGATTTTGAGGAACTCATTCGGATCTGTGACATGATCGAGTTGTGCCTTCAATTCTTTGATCCGGCGATTCTCTGCTTCCTCTTTCTTAACCTTCAGATATTGCGCGGTCTCTTTTTTCCTAACTTCTAGGTTTTTATAGGCTTCACTATTTTTATAAGCTGTTGCATTAAAATAGAGCGGGGATACTACTCCTCCCCTTGTACTGGATACTTTCAATTGCTCCATGAGTGCCGTCACTGCCGCTTGGTCCGCTTCGGATTTAGCATATTCAGCCGTCCACTTATGATCGATCTCGTTTACTTTGTCTATCGTTTGGTTCCGTTTCCTTTCAGCTTTCTCCATATTCTCAAAGAACACATCATCGGAAAAGGGTTCTAACTGAATGATATCATCAATTCCAGCCAATATTTTTTTCAGATCATTTTTTTGGGCTGTGACCATTTCCTTGGAATTTCGACTGGCGCTTTCCAGCTCTTCCTCTAAAAAAGGGACCGTAACCACGGTTTCACTAAGGTTAGCTTCGATTGTATCTCCTTGAATTCCACTTAAAAAGGCAACATGCCGATTGATCAGACGCAGCCAAGCATCCACAACATCGATCTGTGCTTTGTAAAATCCTTTAATGGCCTCTGCCCCTTGACCCTGCAGCTCATCATCCAAATGAACGATACTCTCAAATCCTTTTTTTAATTCCGTTAGCTGTTCTTTCAGGTCCTTATATTGTCCGACACGCGTTTGCATGGCAGAAACTAGTGTTTGAGATTCGTAAATCATAGACATTATTGAAAGTCCTTTCAACTTCTTTTCTTATAACTAGATTTCATTTGTATGTAATATTTTTATTCACTGTAAAATTATGGACTAAATATATTTTAGAAGAGTTTCTATATTTATTCAAGAAATGAAGGGACTTTTTACTAAACAGATTAATAATGAAGGAAATAGTTTTCAAAGAGGATAGGCTAATAGAATATTTCTTTAAGCTTTATAAT
The DNA window shown above is from Peribacillus sp. FSL P2-0133 and carries:
- a CDS encoding T7SS effector LXG polymorphic toxin — translated: MSMIYESQTLVSAMQTRVGQYKDLKEQLTELKKGFESIVHLDDELQGQGAEAIKGFYKAQIDVVDAWLRLINRHVAFLSGIQGDTIEANLSETVVTVPFLEEELESASRNSKEMVTAQKNDLKKILAGIDDIIQLEPFSDDVFFENMEKAERKRNQTIDKVNEIDHKWTAEYAKSEADQAAVTALMEQLKVSSTRGGVVSPLYFNATAYKNSEAYKNLEVRKKETAQYLKVKKEEAENRRIKELKAQLDHVTDPNEFLKIAKKIGYENLGPTQQQYVMQLEASKQTTDIAKGIGVGLYDVGKDFVTGIWDLVTDPEEAVEGVANSIMHPIKTYKYISKSISDSYERDMVNGDAYSRAHWVSYALGTVVTSVVGTKGAGAVTKTGVATTKAAAVKGVAKAKELASIPNLLPYNPKNQLSLAGGVPYNVVNGVGLRDQLISMARVESEINKGTGNTNHPVRVYRDIDDAVLNKEYEIITRKGTFVTKIVADEKLVVDMPYIGKGKQSTNSEGWLRDNKYYFNELYKLHPDYFSDANIKNLNNGWAIVNDAVFRRHFPQYDILGLKGKPLVHHHIGGGGQAMAIPQPLHPGSGGIHNIEKQIDIWGKDQENAERLQVFIK